The Plasmodium knowlesi strain H genome assembly, chromosome: 10 genomic sequence tatatatttcatttataccctttcttttttcttttttttttacgccttcccttccctcctttttgacGCAGGTACGAAGCCCACACCATTGTAACGAAGGCTTCCACAGAAATTGCACAGAATTTAAGCATGGACTCAAattattaattaaaaattatatatgcgaatatttgttcgtttatttatttttttattttttttattttctaatTTGTTCTGTACCATATCATAGTGtgaattgttttttctttgggactttttttttttttttttttaaattagacttttaaaaaaggttaaaaattgcaaatgtGTAACGAACCATCGTAATTACAGAAGcatgataaaaaatggacaaaaaaaaagaagaaaaaaaaaatggacggcATGGGATGGCTACGGATAGAATGAAATTAAAGATCTCCCCACCATGTCAAAGCAACCACCAATGGGTATAATAAGCAAGGATGAATCGTtaaagaagttaaaaaaagggggggtgtAAGTTGGTCGTCCTTCTGGTTATTTTCACCTTTCACCTTTTAAACAGTGCGGAGGCGCAAAGGCTaatctacaaaaaaaaaggctgaatgattaaataaaataattttccaccATGATATACATGAAACGGGAGGGGATCCGAAATTATGATTACATTGTGGTCATCCTTCTGCCCATGTTCCGCATTTCCGACGAAGCGATTTAATTTCaccatttaactgtgttcatatttttcagaTGAAAATATCGTGCGCTAAAGTACATTTGAACGGATTAGGGAGTTAGATAAACCGAGCAGGAACAACTCTGGCATGCATAGATGACATAATACTCGCAATATAGATTTTcggcgaaaaggaaaaagtccCCGCACCGacagaaataaatgtaaGCATTTTCCTCGCTAATATATTGCAAATCCACCTTTTTGATGTTCAGGGCATTCTCGTATTTTTCGGATTTGCTACCATGTTGAATGTCTTtcaaaatttgttcatatgCCCATACCAGGGTGACAAAATCGACATTGTCTTTTTTGGCGTTATTTTTGTCCTCTTCTTTATCCCCTTGGTTTTGCTCCCTTATTGGGACAATTCCCAGAGCACTGGTTTCATCGgtcctatttttttcatttgcctCCACCCCCTTGCGTTCCTTATTTCGGTGATAATTCAACTTATCCGGGTGGTAAATTATAGCCAACTTTTTAAACTGTCTCTTTGCAGTTTCTATGTTGCAATTTGGTTCTACCTTCAAAATGGAATAGGGGTTACTGTTTGGcgcattttccattttgcttcTGCATCAatgttcttctctttctttttttttttttttttttttttttttttttttttttcttcttttgcgcTACATGTGTGGGGAAAAATTCGTTCATGTGTAAGGACAAGCAGGATGTTTAATTAGGTCATATTTATGTGATAGCTTGCTTATTTTAGGAGGTACTACGTTGGGGTTCTTCTACCTGTCAATGTCTGCCATTTTATGCTTTTGTGCCGTTTTCGTCAGAATTAGCAGTTAGCAGCGTAgtataattcttcttttctctctt encodes the following:
- a CDS encoding DnaJ protein, putative, whose amino-acid sequence is MENAPNSNPYSILKVEPNCNIETAKRQFKKLAIIYHPDKLNYHRNKERKGVEANEKNRTDETSALGIVPIREQNQGDKEEDKNNAKKDNVDFVTLVWAYEQILKDIQHGSKSEKYENALNIKKVDLQYISEENAYIYFCRCGDFFLFAENLYCEYYVIYACQSCSCSVYLTP